Below is a window of Ananas comosus cultivar F153 linkage group 9, ASM154086v1, whole genome shotgun sequence DNA.
tattacgtacgaaaacaaacagagtatttttccaacgtactttttcaccgcacgtaacgcaatctctccgcaTGAAGCCTTATTATACAAAGGAAGTGCTTCCTCCTCATCTAGTAGCTCCGAGGACGAGAAGTATCGGCAAGGATATATATGGAGTTGCCGAGAAGGGGTTGAAGGCACTGTGGTACATCACGAAATTGTTGACGTCGACAGAGGATGCTATAAACGAGGGTGCGAAGGGGTCCAATATTCATATAACAATTTTTTGTCTCCTATAGTTCGTTCTgtcttttattgttttttattgAATTATAATTCTATTATAAAAGCTTTAATGTGTTTTTTATATTGCTAAATTCAATCaaatataggtatatatttctgttttctttttatattttatatttatttatttaatctaaaaattttactaaataatttttttccattattacactatattatataatattagcaCTTGTGCAAAAATCAAAAGCTTCGAATACCATATCAAATTCGAAGACATAACACTTAATTATTACCATAGTGCCATACGATTTGGTAATATGTCATTAATCGTTATTAAAAGTAACTTAACTAAGGAGCATATCCTCCTCCACGCCCACTGCCATGGCCATACCCTCCTCCTGCCCCTCCACCACCACCGTAGCCTCGATAAAAACTCGTTTGCGGGAAGATTCATGTTTTTAAATCATGTTTCTGTTCCAAAAAATTCTTGTAAAGACCTTAGCTGTAATTTGTGTAAGGCATTAATGTGGTCGATTTGAATGTAATGCACTTGATAGAAGAAGTTGTCTTGATTGTTGAGGGTTGCTAGGCATTTTATTGAGTTTGTTTTCATTCGTCTTGGCGCTGTGTTTAGATGCAGCAGGATCCAGTTAGGTCACTctacttgatcttcttctcgTATTCTTTGGTAATCGAGTTTGCTTTCTAGCTTAGTTTTTGACTTTGTGATCAATGTATTTGATGCTGGACGCTAGCTTGAGCTCTTTCTACTAGAGTGGAAGACCTTTAGCGCGCCCCGCTGTGGCCCCTCCATCTTCGGCAGCCGCCCTCTGTACCGCTCTTCGgtaccctcctcctcctcctcctctcggcggcggcggtgaagCGGCCTCGAGGGGTACgctaatttctctctctctctctctatctctctctctctctctctctctccctctctcctcgagctttctcctcttctcttcctctcctctcccacGTGTCTTGCtctcctctgctgctgctgagtCATGTATAAAgatgcccaaaaaaaaaaaaaaaaatgacttaaaattcaaatccaCCTTATCACCTGTTTATTAGATACCCACTTTTACGAGCCTCTGGGAGAGTTGATATCGACAAGACTTTTGCCaggtaattaaaataaaaagggtAACTATCCGGAGAAGGGACAAAAAAAACACAATTtaagtaatatataaaattcaaataattttggtAATTATGCTATCTAAcgactttttgaattattttgattcgagcatatttaaacttttttatttttaattttttatatagtaaatatattttttatgtagtTTCGGTAAGCCTTCATCTGATATCGGCTCCCTCAGAAGGCAtcaaggtaaataaaaatagatgaGATGAACCACATTGCTaagtcttttaatttttaagtttttgacTCTTCggtaaattcaaaattcttaATCTctcaattgaattttaaatctgaCTTTTTAACACTCTACTACTTTACTTTTTTTACAATAAATGTTCACATCACACTAGCCAcgtaatattaaaaataaatagaaaagtgttataattttgaaatttaaagatAAAGGAtgatagtcaaaaaaaaaaaaaaaaaaattactatgcCGCTGGTGGCTCTAGATGTGTCTCATCTAGCAGCCGTCGCAGTCTACACATATTCTCTGTCCTCACCACCACCACACCCTATACCGCTCGTACCACCTCCCGTaccaccaccgccaccatcGCCTCCACCACTCCCAATACCCCCATGGCAGCCACCGCCTATACCACCGCCGTCACCGCCGCCatcaccaccgccgccgcccatACCGCCGCGGCCANNNccaccgccaccgccaccgccaccgccaccgccaccgccaccgtaGCCAATTCCGTGCTCTCCGCCTACTCCATAACCGGCCCCACTGCCGCTTCCTCCACCAGAACCGTACCCACCTAAACCACCATAACCGACAGTGCCACCAGAGCCGCCGCCTCCACCACCACCAGAGCCACCGCCGTGATCTCCACCAACTCCGTACCCACCTCCACTACCACCACCACTTCCAAACCCTACCCCATGTTCTCCTATCACACCATTACCAGGGATGAAGTGCTCCCCAACTCCatagccgccgccgccaccggagcctccacctccgccaccACCATAGCCTCCGgcagcaccaccaccaccgtaGCCCGAGCCGCCACCAATGCCGTGGCCGGCACCATATGGGAATGGCTCAAAAGTGAGGAGAGCTCTAGTGGCATTACATATGGTTACACTAAAGAGAACTAGGAGTGCAACACCAACAACTTTAGTTGTAGTAGTCGTGGTGCCCATAACGCTAATGTTTGTGTTAAGGACTTGGATGGGAAGGAACAAGGGTGTGAGTATGGCTATTTATAGAGATCGAtcggggaggagggggagagagagagggagagagagagagacacagagagagagagaaagagagagagtggttAGGGAATGTCGTGTATGCCCATACACTATAACACTATGCACACACATTAGTAGCGCATGCGGATGGAGTTTATGCGTTTATGCTGTATTGCATATTTCTGCGTTGCATGTTACCCATCGTTTTCTCACTCATTGGCTATTGCCGGGATTTATGATTACTTTGTTGGACGATCGAACTGAAATGATCGTTGAGATTGAGCAACaacgaaaaaaggaaaaattaattaataaatctaCAGGTGAAAATGCAATGCGAGAACCATTATGAATTAGGTCtttagctgcaatttttttttgactggTTTCATGGTAAAAGAGAATTTCATTACAAAGGCGCTTTTTAGTCAACATTTAAGAAAAGCATCCCAAAGTATTCTTATAAGATAAAAAATGTTGACACTTCgaaaaatattatcatatatattaacCGTTTATCATATCAAACAAATTTattgatcataaatttaaatttcgacGACGTTTGGCATAAGTATCAGCGTATACGCAGCCACTCTCCATGTGCCGATTACCAACACTTTCAAATGTGACCATAGACTGCTTTGgaacattttttaaatataaaaaaatatccttaaatattaattttcttgctGTAATGTctttttagcttttgtttattttaaattttactaatattagttaattaattttaaaattttattaaattgaatgattttaTTAGCAATCACTTAGTATATAACTGTATATTGACGGAATTAATCAGCAATGCAAAAGGAAAGAATGAGATGTGATTATACGTAAAGCAATGTTAATTGTATAGAgcgtaaattttataatctagCTATCCAAAAACCAAATATTTATAGTAGTCTTATCAATATTCTTTTAATACTaagaatcttaaaaaaaaaattaaactcttcAATGATGGGTGCAAGATGGACACATGATTAATactaaaaatcttacaaaaaaaataaaattaaactcttAAATGATGTAAAAGTAGTATTTTTCTACATAACCGCACAAAGaatcaccatatatatatattttcatcaagAAAAAAAGGGACAC
It encodes the following:
- the LOC109714764 gene encoding glycine-rich cell wall structural protein 1.8-like — protein: MGTTTTTTKVVGVALLVLFSVTICNATRALLTFEPFPYGAGHGIGGGSGYGGGGAAGGYGGGGGGGSGGGGGYGVGEHFIPGNGVIGEHGVGFGSGGGSGGGYGVGGDHGGGSGGGGGGGSGGTVGYGGLGGYGSGGGSGSGAGYGVGGEHGIGYGGGGGGGGGGGGGGXGRGGMGGGGGDGGGDGGGIGGGCHGGIGSGGGDGGGGGTGGGTSGIGCGGGEDREYV